The following is a genomic window from Magnetococcales bacterium.
CCATATCCGCAGGACGCGCCTTCAGAACCAGTTGAGACAGATTTTCGATAAAACTCCCGAAATGTTCGTTGCGGGAGGCGAAATCCGTTTCCAGATTCACTTCCAGCAAGATACCGGCGTTGCCCGACGAAACGGCCACAACCTTGCCTTCCGCCGCGACGCGACCCGATTTCTTGGCCGCAACCGACAGGCCCTTCTTACGCAGCCAGTCGATGGCCGCCTGCATATCCCCGCCGGTCTCCGTGAGGGCCTTCTTGCACTCCATCATGCCCGCCCCGGTCTTCTCCCGGAGATCCTTGACCATTTGCGCAGTAACCGACATTTGCTCCACCTCTTTGAAAATTACCTGTTGCGAATTGGACGCGCTCGTTCCCGACAGGACCGGATCACTCGCGAATGGCCACCATCTCTTCCAGATCGTCGTCGGAGTCATGCACCAGGGCCTGGCTCTTGCGGGAAGGACGGGCCGGCGCATCGCGCACCGGTTGTTGCGGCTCTTCGAAGACCTCTTCGGTGACCAGTTGCGAACCTTCCTTGACGGCCTCGGCCATCTTGTCCAGGAAGAGACGGATGGAGCGAATGGCGTCGTCGTTGCCGGGCACCACATAGTCCACCGGATCCGGATCGCAGTTGGTGTCCACCAGGGCCACCACGGGGATGCCCAGTTTGTTGGCTTCCTTAACGGCGATGTGCTCCTTGCGGGTATCCACCACCACGATCAGATGGGGCAGACGATCCATGGCCTTGATGCCGCCGAGGGCGTTCTCGATGCGCATTCTCTCCCGTTCCAGGCGCTGAACCTCGTTCTTGGTCAGCATCTGATGGGTGCCGTCGGTGCCCATGCGCTCCAGATCCTTCAGGCGACGGATGGAGCGTTGAATGGTCTCCCAGTTGGTCAGGGTGCCGCCCAGCCAGCGCTGGTTGACGAAGTACTGACCGCAGCCCAGGGCCACTTCCTGCACGATATCCGCAGCCTGGCGCTTGGTGCCCACGAAAAGGACGCGCCCGCGCTTCTGCACCGTGCTGCGCACGTAGCCGCAGGCGTCGCGCAACATGTAGACGGTCTTTTGCAGATTGATGATGTGGGTGCCGTTGCGGGAGGAGTGGATGTAGGTCGCCATCTTGGGGTTCCAGCGTTTGGTCTGGTGCCCGAAGTGGAAACCGGCCTCCAACAGTTCACGTACCGAATAAGTAGCCATTGTTGTCTCGTTTGCCTTCCTGCCAGTTTCGGTTGAAGTCCCTCCATCCGGTCCGCTTGATGTTCTCCACCCCGAGGGGCACCGGGAGAACCGTATCCGGATGTGTGTGATTTTGGCGCACGCGCCATGCTGATCATCCTCGCTTCATACCATTTCGACGCCCTGTTTGCAAGGATTTGGAACCTCTCGCCCCCTTCGGATCAGGCTCCCGAGGTGAAACAGGAGGGGTCACCCGCACCAACCCGCAGGATTT
Proteins encoded in this region:
- the rpsB gene encoding 30S ribosomal protein S2 — protein: MATYSVRELLEAGFHFGHQTKRWNPKMATYIHSSRNGTHIINLQKTVYMLRDACGYVRSTVQKRGRVLFVGTKRQAADIVQEVALGCGQYFVNQRWLGGTLTNWETIQRSIRRLKDLERMGTDGTHQMLTKNEVQRLERERMRIENALGGIKAMDRLPHLIVVVDTRKEHIAVKEANKLGIPVVALVDTNCDPDPVDYVVPGNDDAIRSIRLFLDKMAEAVKEGSQLVTEEVFEEPQQPVRDAPARPSRKSQALVHDSDDDLEEMVAIRE